In Candidatus Nomurabacteria bacterium, the DNA window AAAATTGTATTTTTCATATTTTTATTTATTCAAAATAGTAATCGACACTTGTAATACTGTTGCAAAAGAAACCCAGAGTAGATAAGGAATGTTCATATACGTAACCCACTTGACATAAGGATATACAGCTACCAACGCCCAAATCAAAGTTATAAGAACTAGAAATATATCTATCATCGCAAGAGTATTGTTTTGGAGGCGAAATTGTATAGGACTAAACGCGAAGTTGAAGACAAGATTCAGTATAAATGGCAGAACTACAACAAGCGGTATTTTTTTCTCAAAAAACATAAAAAATACTTTTGTAAAAGAAATAGCGATAAGTATATAAAGAACTGACCACACAGGTCCAAACAAATAACTTGGCGGTGCCCAAGACGGCTTTACTAGAGTTTGATACCAATCAAATGTTTTCATGTATATATTTTACCAAAATAAAAACACGCACCCAAACGGGCACGTGTGCAGACTTTTTAGAAAACGACTAAGAAGTGGCTATTTTAGTCAGCATCTCAGGAAGATTTTCCAGAAAATTTTCCACGCTGGGAAAAATATTTCTTTTGGTCCGAGGTTCGCCGTATCGACTGAGGCTAATGCTTCCGTCGATATTTACTGCCACAAGTCCTATGTACTTATCACTGGTCCTGATTGTAACAGTGGTACCGATTCCACTGTAGAAAGATGGCTCATTGAAAGATATATCTTTTCCAAGTTCTTCCATGATCTTAGGCAAGATTTGATCAACTATCTTTCCTTGCTCTATTTGATTGAGGTTTCCCATAAGTTGTACGTTTTTTCAAAAAATACATTATTTAACCCCATGTGTCAAATATAGAAATTTGCAAAGTATACATATTTTGTCTAGTATGAACTCAAAAGAAATTGCACATGAACAAACAATTGTTACTCCTAGAAGCCAGGGCAAGAGACCCTGATTTTGATTTTAAGGTTGTTTATAGGAAAAGAGGCTCATTGTCTTTGTTTAATCTAGAGATAAGAGAAACAAACGTTTCTTTTTATTATCTGATGGACAAAGAAAGAAACTGGATTATTCATCCAGAGGCAACTTATAGACCTCAAAAAACTTATACGATAATCGTGAAAGAATATGGGGTCAAAAAAGTAAGCCAGATCGGAGAATATTCACCTGAAAAAGTTTTGAGGTTTTGGAAAGATTTGAGGTTGGTCGCTAGCGACTTTACCC includes these proteins:
- a CDS encoding tryptophan-rich sensory protein → MKTFDWYQTLVKPSWAPPSYLFGPVWSVLYILIAISFTKVFFMFFEKKIPLVVVLPFILNLVFNFAFSPIQFRLQNNTLAMIDIFLVLITLIWALVAVYPYVKWVTYMNIPYLLWVSFATVLQVSITILNK